In Mycobacteriales bacterium, one genomic interval encodes:
- a CDS encoding cyclopropane-fatty-acyl-phospholipid synthase family protein, translated as MSTVAAALEPVVTPLFGGSLPVHLRGWDGSMISAGDAAAPTVVLNSPSALRRLLWAPGEIGLARAYVTGELDVDGDLADAYRRIWAAVRERNLRADLRPSTVARALRAVASLGVIGRPLPPPASEARPRGRLHSRGRDATSISHHYDLSNALYSLLLDDDHLAYSCGYWTSDDPSYTVSDAQRDKLDLICRKLDLRPGVRLLDVGCGWGALSIHAAKEYGAHVTGVTISREQHAFGQARIVAEGLEHLVDLRLQDYRDIADGPYDAVTTIEMGEHVGQANYPAFLARLHALLRDEGRLVVQQMSHAPNHPGGGPFIERYIAPDMYMRPLPELLALIHSAGFEIRDVHALREHYVRTVEAWHEEFERRWDEVVELVGLEQARVWRLYLVGGAITFAENRMGVDQILSVKTTVGGRSAMPATRLGWEPHSVRGTYDDAASDSTRA; from the coding sequence ATGAGCACGGTCGCCGCCGCCCTCGAACCGGTGGTCACCCCGCTGTTCGGCGGCAGCCTGCCCGTGCACCTGCGCGGTTGGGACGGCAGCATGATCAGCGCCGGGGACGCCGCGGCTCCGACCGTCGTGCTGAACTCGCCGTCGGCGCTGCGCCGGCTGTTGTGGGCGCCCGGCGAGATCGGGCTGGCCCGCGCCTACGTGACCGGCGAGCTCGACGTCGACGGCGACCTGGCCGACGCCTACCGGCGGATCTGGGCCGCTGTACGCGAACGCAACCTTCGCGCCGATTTGCGGCCGTCGACGGTCGCCCGGGCGCTGCGTGCAGTGGCTTCGCTCGGCGTCATCGGGCGCCCGCTTCCGCCGCCCGCCTCGGAAGCCCGGCCGCGCGGGCGGCTCCACAGCCGCGGCCGCGACGCCACGTCGATCAGCCATCACTACGACCTGTCGAACGCGCTGTACTCGCTGCTGCTCGACGACGACCACCTCGCCTACTCGTGCGGCTACTGGACGAGCGACGACCCGTCGTACACGGTGTCCGACGCGCAGCGGGACAAGCTCGACCTGATCTGCCGCAAGCTCGACCTGCGGCCCGGCGTTCGGCTGCTCGACGTTGGGTGCGGCTGGGGAGCGCTGTCGATCCACGCCGCCAAGGAGTACGGCGCGCACGTCACGGGCGTGACGATCTCGCGCGAGCAGCACGCATTCGGGCAGGCACGGATCGTGGCCGAGGGCCTCGAGCATCTGGTCGACCTGCGGTTGCAGGACTACCGGGACATCGCGGACGGCCCGTACGACGCAGTGACGACGATCGAGATGGGCGAGCACGTCGGCCAGGCCAACTACCCGGCCTTCCTCGCGCGACTGCACGCGCTGCTTCGCGACGAGGGGCGGTTGGTCGTGCAGCAGATGTCGCACGCGCCGAACCATCCCGGCGGCGGGCCGTTCATCGAGAGATACATCGCGCCGGACATGTACATGCGGCCGCTGCCCGAGCTCCTCGCGCTGATTCACTCGGCCGGCTTCGAGATCCGCGACGTCCACGCGCTGCGCGAGCACTACGTCCGCACCGTCGAGGCCTGGCACGAGGAGTTCGAGCGGCGGTGGGATGAGGTGGTCGAGCTGGTCGGGCTCGAGCAGGCGAGGGTGTGGCGGTTGTACCTGGTCGGCGGCGCGATCACCTTCGCCGAGAACCGGATGGGGGTCGACCAGATCCTCTCGGTCAAGACCACTGTCGGCGGCCGCTCTGCGATGCCCGCGACCAGGCTCGGCTGGGAGCCCCACTCGGTGCGCGGGACGTACGACGACGCCGCCTCGGACAGCACTCGAGCGTGA
- a CDS encoding FAD-dependent oxidoreductase gives MTSGRLRTSQGGSSRPGRDRVAVIGSGVAGLTSAYLLQRHYDVSLYEADDRLGGHAHTHDILTPDAGIAAVDTGFIVHNARTYPHLLRLFGELGVETRPTEMSMSVRCDGCGLEYAGAKGLSGLFAQGRSLTRVEYLRMLTAVKRFHRSARRLLDSGRDDVTLGEFLSRGQFTAYFGRHFIVPLVACVWSTSQQQALGYPARYLFSFLANHGMLSISGSPQWRTVVGGSRSYVEKAAKELSAVRLGTPVRVVQRNADGMSVRDSDGGVEQFDRVVVATHADTALHLLATPTPDERRVLGSFRYTRNRTALHTDEHVLPRSARARASWNYLMRACDTASADVMVSYDMNRLQRLATTTPYLVSLNSTGLIAPERIVREMDYEHPIFDVEAVTAQSGLAALNDGRIAYAGAYQGWGFHEDGCRSGVEAARSFGVEWERQ, from the coding sequence GTGACGTCCGGACGGCTCCGCACGTCCCAGGGTGGCTCCTCCCGGCCGGGCAGAGACCGGGTGGCCGTCATCGGCAGCGGTGTGGCCGGCCTGACCTCGGCCTACCTGCTCCAACGCCACTACGACGTCTCGCTCTACGAGGCCGACGACCGGCTCGGCGGCCACGCCCACACTCACGACATCCTCACGCCGGACGCCGGGATCGCGGCCGTCGACACCGGCTTCATCGTGCACAACGCGCGGACCTACCCACACCTGCTCCGGCTGTTCGGCGAGCTCGGCGTCGAGACCCGGCCGACCGAGATGAGCATGTCCGTGCGTTGCGACGGCTGCGGCCTCGAGTACGCCGGTGCAAAAGGGCTCTCCGGGCTGTTCGCCCAGGGGCGCTCGCTGACCCGGGTCGAGTATCTGCGGATGCTGACCGCGGTGAAGCGCTTCCACCGCTCGGCACGACGGTTGCTCGACTCCGGCCGCGACGACGTGACGCTCGGCGAGTTTCTCTCCCGCGGGCAGTTCACGGCGTACTTCGGCCGGCACTTCATCGTCCCGCTGGTCGCCTGCGTGTGGTCGACGTCGCAGCAACAGGCGCTCGGGTATCCAGCGCGCTATCTGTTCTCCTTCCTTGCCAACCACGGGATGCTCAGCATCAGCGGCTCGCCCCAGTGGCGCACCGTGGTCGGTGGCTCGCGCAGCTATGTCGAGAAGGCAGCAAAGGAGCTGAGCGCAGTGCGGCTCGGCACTCCGGTGCGCGTCGTGCAGCGCAATGCCGACGGCATGTCCGTCCGCGACAGCGACGGCGGCGTCGAGCAGTTCGATCGGGTCGTCGTCGCAACCCACGCCGACACAGCGCTCCACCTGCTTGCGACGCCCACCCCTGATGAGCGGCGAGTGCTCGGCAGCTTCCGTTACACGCGCAACCGGACCGCCCTGCACACCGACGAGCACGTGCTACCGCGCAGCGCTCGAGCCAGAGCATCGTGGAACTACCTGATGCGGGCTTGTGACACAGCGAGCGCCGACGTCATGGTCAGCTATGACATGAACCGGCTGCAGCGGCTGGCCACCACGACGCCGTACCTCGTCAGCCTGAACTCGACCGGCCTGATCGCGCCGGAGCGGATCGTGCGGGAGATGGACTACGAGCACCCGATCTTCGACGTCGAGGCGGTCACGGCGCAGTCCGGCCTCGCCGCGTTGAACGACGGCCGGATCGCGTACGCCGGCGCCTACCAGGGCTGGGGCTTCCACGAGGACGGCTGCCGGTCCGGTGTCGAGGCCGCACGCTCGTTCGGCGTCGAGTGGGAGCGGCAGTGA
- a CDS encoding MFS transporter → MLLVLGLPTFGLAFGITILTTYGPLPLLALTHSRAKVGALIGGEGAFALWVPLVSGALSDRINSPTRIGRRLPFVIIGAPLAAAGLVLLPFVPTYQLAGVAILLFFVGYYLYYPPYRAIYADVLPRRLFARAQSAQAVQRGAGLGVALISGGLLLTVWKPLPFVLGAIALALATLALKPVIRLQRETGLDEGDLEDEDEDEDEAELLGSARDLFMHNRTMQAFAVANMLWEFSFAGLKTFIVLYIVHGLGKSTSVASAFIALVAVAYVVGAPIASRLADRFGMVPVMMGSAAVYGTTLCLAVLPTTATPLTILLPIGALAGAMLMTLPQALAFTLAPEAGQGAAAGLVDFSRGVGVVLGPVLVGAAVANASFLSATHGYAAMWPTIGIPVLLSLLFLRRFHISAPDPIPAS, encoded by the coding sequence TTGTTGCTCGTCCTGGGCCTGCCGACCTTCGGTCTCGCGTTCGGCATCACGATCCTCACGACCTACGGTCCGCTGCCACTGCTCGCGCTCACCCATTCACGGGCGAAGGTCGGTGCTCTGATCGGCGGTGAAGGCGCGTTCGCCCTGTGGGTTCCGCTGGTCTCCGGAGCACTGTCCGACCGGATCAACTCCCCGACCAGAATCGGCCGCCGGTTGCCGTTCGTGATCATCGGAGCGCCGCTCGCGGCGGCCGGTCTCGTGCTACTGCCGTTCGTGCCGACGTACCAGCTCGCGGGTGTCGCGATCCTGCTGTTCTTCGTCGGCTACTACCTCTATTACCCGCCCTACCGTGCGATCTACGCCGACGTGCTGCCGCGCCGGCTCTTCGCGCGGGCACAGTCCGCGCAGGCGGTGCAGCGAGGCGCCGGCCTGGGAGTCGCATTGATCTCCGGTGGCCTGCTGCTGACCGTGTGGAAGCCGCTTCCCTTCGTGCTCGGCGCGATCGCGCTCGCGCTCGCGACGCTTGCGCTGAAGCCGGTGATCCGCCTGCAGCGCGAGACCGGCCTCGATGAAGGCGACCTGGAGGATGAGGATGAGGACGAGGACGAGGCCGAGCTCCTCGGCTCGGCGCGGGACCTGTTCATGCACAACCGCACGATGCAGGCGTTCGCGGTGGCAAACATGTTGTGGGAGTTCAGCTTTGCCGGCCTGAAGACGTTCATCGTCCTCTACATCGTGCACGGGCTCGGGAAGTCGACGTCAGTGGCATCCGCGTTCATCGCGCTGGTGGCGGTCGCCTACGTGGTCGGAGCGCCGATCGCCAGCCGCCTGGCCGACCGGTTCGGCATGGTGCCGGTAATGATGGGTTCCGCGGCGGTCTACGGCACCACCCTGTGCTTGGCAGTGCTCCCCACCACGGCGACGCCGCTGACGATCCTCCTACCGATCGGCGCGCTGGCCGGGGCGATGCTCATGACCCTCCCGCAGGCGCTGGCCTTCACCCTCGCGCCGGAAGCCGGTCAGGGCGCGGCCGCCGGCCTGGTCGACTTCTCTCGTGGGGTCGGCGTCGTGCTCGGTCCGGTCCTCGTCGGCGCTGCCGTCGCAAATGCGTCGTTCCTGTCGGCCACGCACGGTTATGCGGCAATGTGGCCGACTATCGGCATTCCCGTGCTGCTCTCGCTGCTGTTCCTGCGCCGGTTCCACATCAGCGCACCTGATCCGATCCCGGCGAGCTGA
- a CDS encoding cyclopropane-fatty-acyl-phospholipid synthase family protein — translation MTAVQEVAGPLAIDYRRWPAMLPPTPAPLRAAIARALLHRVAGRTGIRVVLEDGTAWGRPGAPTLRVADSARFFSRLGRDGLIGFGESYMAADWDCDDLVAVLTPMARNLATLVPPPLQWLRRWYDKQFPPNEDNDRRGARRNIARHYDLSNELFATFLDETMTYSSALLERPGEDLATGQRRKIDRILDVAAVGPDRTVLEIGTGWGELALRAAQRGAHVTSLTLSEEQAALARQRVSAAGLSDRVDIRIQDYRDVVGRFDAIVSVEMIEAVGERWWPTFFRTLDDRLGPGGRIGLQAILMPHERLMASRSSWTWIHKYIFPGGLLLSERVIDEVCAQHTSLQVVDRLHMRSSYADTLRQWRERFTAAADRVDQLGFDPTFRRMWTFYLAYCEAGFRAGYLNVAQLTLARERP, via the coding sequence ATGACCGCCGTACAAGAGGTGGCCGGCCCGCTTGCGATCGACTACCGGCGCTGGCCGGCGATGCTGCCGCCGACGCCGGCGCCCTTGCGCGCCGCGATCGCGCGAGCGTTGCTGCACCGCGTCGCCGGCCGGACCGGCATCCGGGTCGTGCTCGAGGACGGTACGGCGTGGGGCCGTCCGGGCGCACCGACGCTTCGGGTGGCCGACTCCGCTCGCTTCTTCAGCCGACTCGGCCGCGACGGGCTGATCGGCTTCGGTGAGTCCTACATGGCAGCCGACTGGGATTGTGACGACCTCGTCGCGGTGCTGACCCCCATGGCGCGCAACCTCGCCACCCTCGTGCCGCCGCCCTTGCAGTGGCTGCGCCGCTGGTACGACAAGCAGTTCCCCCCGAACGAGGACAACGACCGTCGTGGTGCGCGGCGCAACATTGCTCGCCACTACGACCTGTCGAACGAGCTGTTCGCGACCTTTCTCGACGAGACCATGACCTACTCGTCGGCGCTGCTCGAGCGGCCCGGCGAGGACCTCGCTACCGGCCAGCGGCGGAAGATCGACCGGATCCTCGACGTGGCAGCGGTCGGCCCGGACCGCACGGTGCTCGAGATCGGCACCGGATGGGGCGAGCTCGCGCTCCGTGCCGCGCAGCGCGGTGCGCACGTCACGTCGTTGACGCTGTCGGAAGAGCAGGCCGCGCTGGCCCGGCAACGGGTGAGTGCCGCCGGGCTGTCCGACCGGGTCGACATCCGCATTCAGGACTACCGCGACGTGGTCGGCCGCTTCGACGCCATCGTGAGCGTCGAGATGATCGAGGCGGTCGGCGAGCGCTGGTGGCCGACGTTCTTCCGCACTCTCGACGACCGGCTGGGACCGGGCGGCCGGATCGGGCTGCAGGCGATCCTCATGCCGCACGAGCGGCTGATGGCCAGCCGGTCCTCGTGGACCTGGATCCACAAGTACATCTTCCCGGGCGGCCTGCTGCTCTCGGAGCGAGTCATCGACGAGGTCTGTGCGCAGCACACCTCCCTGCAGGTCGTCGACCGGCTGCACATGCGGTCGTCGTACGCCGACACGCTTCGGCAGTGGCGGGAGCGGTTCACTGCGGCGGCCGACCGCGTCGACCAGCTCGGGTTCGACCCGACGTTCCGCCGGATGTGGACGTTCTACCTCGCCTACTGCGAGGCGGGTTTTCGGGCCGGCTACCTGAACGTCGCGCAGCTCACCCTTGCCCGAGAGCGACCATGA
- a CDS encoding DUF1365 domain-containing protein, translated as MKATTYDAVISHSRQTPLRNRFRYRTRTWLVDLDELPTLPSGLRWLARFDAGDHIGSSTTRIRDNIGELLAAHGLGLDGGRVLMLANARALGHVFNPLSLHWCYDRSGVLQAVVAEVHNTYGDRHAYVLRPGPDGRVDERIEKQMYVSPFNRVDGHYRIVVSDPGARVSVSVTLERDGMPPFVASLRGSRRPSTGLVAAGLATAVTSLWVSALIRWQGVRLYLRGLRVEPRPARIAREASS; from the coding sequence GTGAAGGCGACGACGTACGACGCGGTGATCAGCCACTCGCGGCAGACGCCCCTTCGCAACCGGTTCCGCTACCGGACCCGGACCTGGTTGGTCGACCTCGACGAGCTGCCGACCCTGCCGTCCGGCCTGCGCTGGCTGGCGCGGTTCGACGCCGGCGATCACATCGGATCGTCGACCACGCGGATCCGCGACAACATCGGGGAGCTGCTCGCGGCGCACGGCTTGGGCCTCGACGGTGGCCGGGTCCTGATGCTGGCGAACGCCCGCGCGCTCGGCCACGTGTTCAACCCGCTGAGCCTGCACTGGTGCTACGACCGCTCCGGCGTGCTTCAGGCCGTGGTCGCCGAGGTACACAACACCTACGGCGACCGGCACGCGTACGTACTGCGACCGGGACCGGACGGACGAGTCGACGAGCGGATCGAGAAGCAGATGTACGTGTCACCGTTCAACCGGGTCGACGGTCACTATCGGATCGTCGTCTCCGATCCGGGCGCACGCGTGTCGGTGAGCGTGACGCTGGAGCGCGACGGCATGCCACCGTTCGTTGCCAGCCTGCGCGGGAGTCGACGGCCGTCGACCGGTCTGGTCGCGGCCGGACTGGCCACCGCAGTAACGTCACTGTGGGTGAGCGCACTGATCCGCTGGCAGGGCGTCCGCCTGTACCTCCGGGGGTTGCGGGTCGAGCCGCGCCCGGCTCGGATCGCACGGGAGGCGTCGTCATGA